One region of Oncorhynchus nerka isolate Pitt River linkage group LG22, Oner_Uvic_2.0, whole genome shotgun sequence genomic DNA includes:
- the LOC115104724 gene encoding neuropeptide FF receptor 1-like has product MEIASLNETAVNSTMDSATMNRANRTYMPYYLHSTAMSVIYILCYMAVLLLCVGGNMLVSLVVLRNRNMRSVTNLFILNLAISDLLIGVFCVPTTLIDSLISGWPFGQITCTMSNLVQGMSVSASVFTLVAIAVDRFTGIVYPFRHRMRPVTALVTILFIWVLAFAIICPSAATLTIIHLEDTYLVQDNHTYPVFVCFEKWPQPEMRRVYTMVIFVHVYLAPLGVISIMYGCIVAKLSVNLRQLRLAEVRRAHSQRRVKVINMLIMVAVLFMVSWLPLWTLMLLTDYRDLDTQQIDFLSSYLFPVAHWLAFFNSGINPIIYGFFNENFRRGFQAAVACRACSQTTTTGVVNTRFNFPPPNRVFNENPESSGGRKGHCSKGTPKIIPHGTNGILLDDINRNVGLNRVIGAWVE; this is encoded by the exons ATGGAGATTGCGTCACTGAATGAAACTGCTGTGaacagcaccatggacagtgccACTATGAACAGAGCCAACCGCACCTACATGCCTTACTACCTGCACTCCACCGCCATGTCTGTCATCTATATCCTGTGCTATATGGCGGTTCTCCTGCTCTGCGTCGGGGGAAACATGCTGGTCTCCCTGGTGGTCCTCCGGAACCGCAACATGCGCTCCGTCACCAACCTCTTCATCCTCAACTTGGCCATCAGTGACCTGCTCATTGGAGTGTTCTGCGTTCCAACGACTTTGATTGACAGCCTAATATCAG GATGGCCGTTTGGCCAGATTACATGCACCATGAGCAACTTGGTCCAGGGGATGTCAGTGTCAGCATCAGTCTTCACTCTGGTGGCCATAGCTGTTGACAG GTTCACAGGTATTGTGTACCCCTTTAGACACCGAATGAGGCCTGTGACTGCTCTCGTCACCATCCTCTTCATCTGGGTGCTGGCGTTTGCTATTATCTGCCCCTCGGCTGCTACCCTGACCATCATTCACCTGGAAGACACCTACCTGGTCCAGGACAACCATACATACCCTGTCTTCGTCTGCTTTGAGAAATGGCCCCAGCCTGAGATGCGTCGTGTCTACACCATGGTCATCTTCGTGCACGTGTATCTGGCCCCCCTGGGTGTTATCAGCATCATGTATGGCTGCATCGTTGCCAAGCTCTCTGTCAACCTGAGGCAGTTGAGGCTGGCAGAGGTGCGGAGGGCCCATTCCCAACGCAGGGTTAAAGTGATCAACATGCTGATCATGGTGGCAGTGCTCTTCATGGTGTCATGGCTGCCTCTGTGGACGCTGATGCTGCTAACTGACTACAGGGATCTGGACACGCAGCAGATTGACTTCCTCAGCAGCTACCTGTTCCCTGTGGCCCACTGGCTGGCCTTCTTTAACAGCGGGATTAACCCCATCATCTATGGCTTCTTCAATGAGAACTTCCGCAGGGGGTTCCAGGCTGCAGTGGCCTGCAGGGCCTgttcacaaacaacaacaacaggggtGGTTAATACACGCTTCAACTTCCCGCCCCCTAACAGAGTATTTAACGAGAACCCAGAGTCCTCTGGTGGGAGGAAAGGCCACTGCTCTAAGGGCACTCCTAAGATTATCCCACATGGAACCAATGGAATCCTCCTGGATGATATTAACAGGAATGTTGGACTCAACAGGGTGATTGGAGCCTGGGTGGAGTGA